A single region of the Fusarium keratoplasticum isolate Fu6.1 chromosome 7, whole genome shotgun sequence genome encodes:
- a CDS encoding Alcohol dehydrogenase 1 produces the protein MMRPTSSLMRSAVLRASVRPAVRSSAIVTLSAATRVNVRNFTSTRKCLCGSCASSSGQACARHSRVVPNTSTINASKTAAYATTAGPEIPKEQWAQVLEQVGGPVQYKQIPVPKPASDEVLINIKYSGVCHTDLHAVNGDWPLQSKMPLVGGHEGAGVVVARGELVKDIEIGDHVGIKWLHGSCMSCEQCRQSNESLCSTASLSGYTVDGSFQQYAVGKAAHVARIPKDCDLAAVAPILCAGLTVYKALKSSGARPGQHVAIAGAGGGLGVFAIQYAKAMGLHVTALDGGEEKRKVCLELGADTFVDFKTSKDTVADIRAASGGSGPDAVLLLAASEKPFQEASQYVKSKGTIVCVGLPANAFVKAPVFDTVVREINIKGSYVGNRQDTAEAIEFFRQGFIKAPFKVVGLSELQDVYDLMQKGAIAGRYVVDTSR, from the exons ATGATGAGACCAACGAGCAGCTTGATGAGGAGTGCGGTCCTCCGGGCCTCTGTGAGACCTGCTGTGCGCAGCTCTGCTATTGTGACGCTGTCAGCAGCAACTCGAGTCAACGTCCGAAACTTCACCTCTACCCGGAAATGTCTTTGCGGAAGCTGTGCCAGCTCGAGCGGCCAGGCTTGCGCTCGTCACAGCCGCGTTGTCcccaacaccagcaccatCAACGCGAGCAAGACGGCGGCGTACGCGACAACAGCAGGACCCGAGATTCCCAAGGAGCAATGGGCACAAGTTCTTGAGCAAGTTGGCGGTC CTGTTCAGTACAAGCAGATTCCCGTCCCCAAGCCGGCTTCGGATGAAGtcctcatcaacatcaagtaCAGTGGTGTTTGCCATACTGACCTACACGCCGTCAATGGCGACTGGCCTCTCCAGTCCAAGATGCCCCTCGTTGGCGGACATGAAGGTGCGGGCGTCGTGGTCGCGCGGGGtgagctcgtcaaggacATCGAGATTGGCGACCACGTCGGTATCAAGTGGCTTCATGGCTCGTGCATGAGCTGCGAGCAGTGCCGGCAGTCAAACGAGTCGCTTTGCTCGACTGCTTCCCTGTCTGGTTACACTGTTGACGGCTCATTCCAGCAATACGCCGTCGGCAAGGCGGCCCATGTTGCCCGCATCCCCAAGGATTGTGACCTTGCCGCAGTCGCGCCTATCCTGTGTGCCGGTCTGACTGTGTACAAGGCCCTCAAGTCTTCCGGTGCCCGGCCCGGTCAGCATGTTGCCATTGccggtgctggtggtggtcttggtGTCTTTGCTATCCAAtatgccaaggccatgggtCTGCATGTCACGGCtctcgacggcggcgaggagaaACGCAAGGTctgccttgagcttggtgccGACACATTTGTTGACTTCAAGACTTCCAAGGACACCGTCGCCGACATCCGCGCGGCTTCTGGTGGTTCTGGCCCCGATGCCGTGCTGCTTCTGGCTGCCAGTGAGAAGCCTTTCCAAGAGGCGAGCCAGTATGTCAAGAGCAAGGGCACTATCGTCTGCGTTGGTCTACCAGCCAATGCTTTTGTCAAGGCCCCCGTCTTTGATACCGTCGTTCG CgagatcaacatcaagggAAGCTATGTGGGCAACCGACAGGATAcggccgaggccatcg